A single genomic interval of Sinorhizobium garamanticum harbors:
- a CDS encoding TadE/TadG family type IV pilus assembly protein produces the protein MRRAELHAQLKRLARDKDGNFAVLGAIAIVPVIAAVGLTLDFVGAYLEAEKIQAALDAAALGSVRAYGESADESEASEAAEKFFWSNYALPQENVVEGANLADTPTQGGALSVAFTRNTTEDVAAAEFSFDYKPMFLERLPLQIRRQAVAARAASAEACILALHHTADRAFDVSGSAAVDLTGCTVISNSNDDQSIYVGGTGKLKAECLYAAGAIYSAPLSVELACDKAMEGASRVADPFKNKALPKTSPWVDLSGCGQDFIAGGGGNGDCNGTGKTPKTNNEDHVVTLKPGTYQSLDIKRAVNLLPGNYIIDGGRLEFGSQATVTGAGVTFFLMNGAEISINGSATFDISPSLVGDWAGFAIVAEHGNIETAIINGNSQSSLTGIVYLPDAAELQYSGNGTTSGECIRLIAQEITLTGNSTFKMDCTTQLADKGIYYPGAIRLVR, from the coding sequence ATGAGACGTGCAGAGCTCCATGCCCAACTGAAACGACTGGCCCGCGACAAAGACGGAAATTTTGCCGTCCTTGGCGCAATCGCCATCGTCCCCGTCATTGCCGCGGTCGGCCTGACGCTCGATTTCGTCGGTGCCTATCTAGAAGCCGAGAAAATTCAGGCCGCGCTGGACGCCGCCGCACTCGGTTCCGTGCGAGCCTACGGCGAAAGCGCGGACGAAAGCGAAGCCTCCGAAGCAGCGGAGAAGTTCTTCTGGAGCAACTACGCGCTGCCGCAAGAAAACGTCGTCGAGGGAGCCAATCTCGCGGACACACCCACGCAAGGCGGCGCATTGTCCGTCGCGTTCACGCGCAACACCACCGAAGACGTCGCCGCAGCGGAATTCAGCTTCGACTACAAGCCGATGTTCCTGGAGCGCCTGCCGCTCCAAATCCGGCGCCAGGCCGTCGCTGCGCGTGCCGCCAGCGCGGAAGCCTGCATTCTGGCACTGCATCACACGGCCGACCGGGCATTCGATGTCAGCGGTAGCGCAGCGGTCGATCTGACCGGATGCACCGTCATCTCGAATTCCAACGACGACCAATCGATCTATGTCGGCGGCACCGGCAAGCTCAAGGCCGAGTGTCTTTACGCCGCCGGCGCCATTTACAGTGCGCCGCTATCGGTGGAACTTGCTTGCGACAAGGCGATGGAAGGCGCGTCACGCGTGGCCGACCCGTTCAAGAACAAGGCACTGCCGAAAACATCGCCCTGGGTCGATCTTTCCGGTTGCGGGCAGGATTTCATCGCCGGCGGCGGCGGCAATGGTGATTGCAATGGTACCGGCAAGACGCCGAAGACGAACAACGAGGACCACGTCGTCACATTGAAGCCCGGAACCTATCAAAGCCTGGACATCAAGCGCGCCGTAAATCTCCTGCCCGGCAACTACATCATTGACGGCGGGCGCCTGGAATTCGGCAGCCAGGCCACCGTCACCGGCGCGGGCGTCACTTTCTTCCTCATGAATGGCGCCGAGATCAGCATCAACGGCTCTGCGACGTTCGACATCTCGCCGTCACTCGTGGGCGATTGGGCCGGGTTCGCGATCGTCGCCGAGCATGGAAACATCGAGACCGCGATCATCAACGGCAACAGCCAGTCGTCCCTGACCGGTATCGTCTACCTCCCCGACGCCGCAGAGTTGCAATATTCGGGCAATGGCACAACGAGCGGCGAGTGCATCCGGCTGATCGCCCAGGAAATCACCCTGACCGGCAACAGCACATTCAAGATGGATTGCACGACGCAGCTTGCCGACAAGGGCATCTACTACCCGGGCGCAATCCGGCTGGTGCGCTAG
- a CDS encoding pyridoxal phosphate-dependent aminotransferase: MTITTSLSPRSLSAPESGIVEVVNYARGREGVIPLWVGEGDLATPDFISRAAASALVAGETFYTWQRGIPPLREALVRYYRRRFQNVLSPENFYVTGSGMQAIKLAIEAVTSPGDEVVLLTPAWPNFAAAAEISGARPVSVPLHFEHGKWQLDLDRLDAAIGEKTRALFINTPSNPTGWTATQDDLKAILTLARKHGLWIIADEIYALYYYAGGRAPSFLDIMDDDDRILFVNSFSKNWSMTGWRVGWIVAPPAMGQVLENLIQYSTSGVAQFMQRGAVVALDEGDSFVDENIAKAALSRDLLCDALIATNRVETLKPDGALYAFLKIDGVTDSRQAAIDIVDKTGVGLAPGTAFGEGGSLFMRACFLRDPAQVAEAAQRLSRYILSR; the protein is encoded by the coding sequence ATGACGATCACGACCAGTCTCAGCCCCCGTTCTCTTTCGGCCCCCGAAAGCGGTATCGTCGAGGTTGTAAACTACGCGCGTGGACGAGAAGGCGTGATCCCGCTCTGGGTGGGCGAGGGGGACCTTGCCACGCCGGACTTCATCAGCCGGGCTGCCGCCAGCGCGCTTGTGGCCGGTGAGACCTTCTACACCTGGCAGCGTGGCATCCCGCCGCTCCGCGAAGCGCTGGTGCGCTACTATCGGCGCCGGTTCCAGAATGTGCTGTCTCCGGAAAACTTTTACGTCACGGGATCGGGGATGCAGGCGATCAAGCTTGCAATCGAGGCGGTGACGTCGCCCGGCGACGAAGTGGTGCTGCTGACGCCCGCCTGGCCGAATTTTGCTGCTGCTGCAGAGATTTCGGGAGCACGGCCGGTTTCCGTGCCCCTGCATTTCGAACATGGCAAATGGCAGCTCGATCTCGACCGGCTCGATGCCGCGATCGGCGAGAAGACGCGGGCCTTGTTCATCAACACGCCGTCCAATCCGACCGGCTGGACCGCGACGCAGGATGATCTCAAAGCCATTCTGACGCTCGCGCGCAAGCACGGCCTCTGGATCATCGCCGACGAAATCTATGCACTCTACTACTATGCCGGCGGGCGAGCGCCGTCGTTCCTGGACATCATGGACGATGACGACCGAATCCTGTTCGTCAATTCCTTCTCCAAGAACTGGTCGATGACCGGCTGGCGCGTCGGCTGGATCGTAGCACCGCCGGCGATGGGACAGGTGCTGGAAAATCTGATCCAGTATTCGACATCCGGCGTTGCGCAGTTCATGCAACGCGGCGCGGTGGTGGCCCTCGACGAGGGAGACTCCTTTGTCGACGAGAACATCGCCAAGGCGGCACTGAGCCGCGACCTGCTCTGCGACGCGCTGATCGCGACCAATCGCGTCGAAACCCTGAAGCCGGATGGCGCGCTCTACGCCTTCCTGAAGATCGATGGGGTGACCGATTCACGACAGGCGGCGATCGACATCGTCGACAAGACAGGGGTCGGATTGGCGCCCGGAACCGCCTTTGGCGAGGGCGGCTCGCTCTTCATGCGCGCCTGCTTTCTGCGCGATCCGGCGCAGGTGGCGGAGGCCGCTCAGCGCCTCAGCCGCTATATACTGAGCCGGTAG
- the mscL gene encoding large conductance mechanosensitive channel protein MscL, with protein MLNEFKEFIARGNVMDLAVGVIIGAAFSKIVDSVVADLVMPVVGAITGGGFDFSNYFIPLSANVTAPSLAAARAQGAVFAYGNFITVLINFLILAWIIFLMIKAVNRMRASIETKKEAAPAAPPPQDIVLLSEIRDLLKQRA; from the coding sequence ATGCTGAACGAATTCAAGGAGTTTATTGCCCGCGGCAACGTCATGGATCTTGCGGTCGGCGTGATCATTGGCGCCGCCTTCAGTAAGATCGTCGATTCGGTCGTCGCCGATCTCGTAATGCCGGTCGTCGGCGCCATCACCGGCGGCGGCTTCGACTTCTCCAACTACTTCATCCCGCTTTCCGCGAACGTCACCGCACCCTCGCTTGCGGCGGCTCGCGCGCAGGGCGCCGTCTTTGCCTACGGTAACTTCATTACCGTGCTCATCAATTTCCTGATCCTCGCCTGGATCATCTTCCTGATGATCAAGGCCGTGAACCGGATGCGTGCTTCGATCGAAACGAAAAAGGAAGCGGCGCCTGCCGCCCCGCCGCCGCAGGATATCGTGCTTCTCTCCGAGATCCGCGATCTGTTGAAGCAGCGCGCCTGA
- a CDS encoding PAS domain-containing hybrid sensor histidine kinase/response regulator → MLSGSVIFASAFAYLLLLFAVASYGDRRAKRNNAASKGRPLVYALSLAIYCTSWTYFGGVGLAAERGLEFTGIYIGPILMFTLGMPLVRRIIQLAKTERLTSVADFMAARYGKNPAVAAIVAFISLVGAIPYIALQLKAVSSSVAAMIDTSHYGIGAGQTFIDLPLLVTLFLACFAIVFGTRHTDATEHQDGLILAISMESVVKLVAMLTIGGYVVFVLFDGPANLWAQAQQSPAVLAALEYRTPPARWILLIVLSAFAIIMLPRQFHVTVVENRTETELRTAGILFPLYLIAINLFVLPIAIAGILTFSGSGDADLYLLKLPLAGEVPLLSLTTFIGGFSAATAMVIVASVALSIMISNDIVMPVFLRRRLGLRGGLQEDMAGTLLNIRRTAIFVVLLLGYAYYRSADISAGLASLGLLSFVAVSQMAPALLGGLVWRQANARGAISGMVCGFLVWAYLLFLPSLGGPDNSHVATTVLSFLLPFTDLFSGPDADPLVNATALSLFVNSAAYVLASLTRTPKPLERFQAGVFITRRSRTEGTFRGRKTKVTVRDLKTTIGRYMGEERMQRSFHTYEQQSGRWLDENASADMALIHFSEQLLGSAIGSSSARLVLSLVLQRMDDASSDTAWLLDQASEALQYNQDMLQTALSQMDQGIAVFDNANNLIIWNRRFRQLLDLPEAAGQVGFPLADIVEILTRRGDIRKDQEKALIANFLTLDKPFLLELANGDRIIEVRTNAMPDKGIVTTYTDITQRVAADMALKQANETLELRVTERTGELTRVNRELAEARAAAEEANIGKTRFFAAAGHDILQPLNAARLYSSSLVERLGGSDNSTLVQNIDSSLESVEAILGAVLDISRLDTGAMKPRLQSVPLNELLRRIETDFAPMARAKGLELMVMPTSLVVRSDPNLLRRVVQNLVSNAIKYTLKGKVLVGVRRRGRTATIEVLDSGIGIPPSKFRTVFKEFARLDEGARTASGLGLGLSIVDRISRVLNHPVNLQSKHGKGTGFKVTVPLEASVSERAKPRDVVAAKANDALAGLCVICIDNEPKILDGMAVLLGGWGCNVTTVESLAGCSEIGPSLQTKRPDAIIADYHLGDGTGIEAIARIRALWGESIPALLVTADRSPEVRGAAERDAIALQNKPVRPAAMRAWLTQLSIAGKAAAE, encoded by the coding sequence ATGCTTTCGGGTTCTGTAATTTTTGCCTCGGCCTTCGCCTATCTGCTGCTGCTCTTCGCAGTCGCAAGTTATGGCGACCGGCGAGCCAAGAGAAACAACGCTGCCAGCAAGGGCAGGCCGTTGGTCTATGCGCTCAGCCTCGCGATCTATTGCACGTCCTGGACCTATTTCGGCGGCGTGGGACTGGCTGCCGAACGCGGGCTCGAATTCACCGGCATCTATATCGGTCCGATTCTGATGTTCACGCTCGGCATGCCGCTGGTCCGCCGCATCATCCAGCTCGCCAAGACAGAAAGGCTGACATCCGTCGCCGATTTCATGGCGGCGCGTTACGGCAAGAACCCGGCCGTCGCCGCGATCGTCGCGTTCATTTCACTGGTCGGGGCCATTCCCTACATCGCCCTCCAGCTCAAGGCAGTTTCGAGCTCGGTCGCGGCGATGATCGACACGAGCCATTACGGCATTGGTGCCGGGCAGACTTTCATCGATCTGCCGCTGCTTGTGACGCTTTTCCTCGCCTGCTTCGCGATCGTTTTCGGCACGCGCCATACGGATGCGACCGAGCACCAGGACGGCCTGATCCTCGCGATCTCCATGGAATCGGTCGTGAAGCTCGTGGCGATGCTCACGATTGGCGGCTACGTCGTCTTCGTCCTGTTCGATGGCCCCGCGAACCTGTGGGCGCAAGCCCAGCAAAGTCCTGCGGTCCTCGCCGCCCTCGAATACCGCACGCCGCCGGCGCGATGGATCCTGCTGATCGTGCTCTCGGCCTTCGCTATCATCATGCTGCCGCGGCAATTCCATGTGACGGTGGTCGAAAACCGCACCGAAACCGAATTGCGCACCGCGGGCATTCTCTTTCCGCTTTATCTGATTGCAATCAACCTCTTCGTGCTGCCGATCGCCATCGCGGGCATTCTGACCTTCTCAGGCTCCGGCGATGCGGACCTCTACCTGCTGAAGCTGCCGCTTGCCGGCGAGGTCCCCCTGCTGTCGCTGACGACGTTCATCGGCGGTTTTTCCGCGGCAACCGCCATGGTCATTGTCGCATCGGTGGCGCTGTCGATCATGATTTCCAACGACATCGTCATGCCGGTGTTCCTGCGCCGGCGGCTCGGCTTGCGTGGTGGGCTCCAGGAGGACATGGCGGGGACGCTGCTCAATATTCGCCGCACAGCGATCTTCGTCGTCCTTCTGCTCGGCTATGCCTATTATCGCTCGGCCGATATCAGTGCTGGCCTCGCTTCGCTTGGGCTTTTGTCCTTCGTTGCCGTATCGCAGATGGCGCCCGCGCTTCTCGGCGGCCTTGTGTGGCGGCAGGCCAATGCCCGCGGGGCGATCAGCGGGATGGTCTGCGGCTTTCTTGTCTGGGCTTATCTGCTGTTCCTGCCGAGCCTCGGCGGGCCCGACAATTCCCACGTGGCGACGACGGTGCTGAGCTTCCTTCTGCCCTTCACGGATCTCTTTTCGGGACCGGATGCAGACCCCCTGGTCAATGCCACGGCGTTGAGCCTCTTTGTCAACAGCGCGGCCTACGTGCTTGCCTCGCTGACCCGGACGCCAAAACCCTTGGAGCGCTTCCAGGCCGGCGTGTTCATCACCCGCCGTTCGCGCACGGAAGGAACGTTCCGCGGACGCAAGACCAAGGTGACCGTGCGCGACCTCAAGACGACGATCGGCCGCTACATGGGCGAGGAGCGCATGCAGCGTTCCTTCCACACCTATGAGCAGCAGTCCGGCCGCTGGCTCGACGAGAATGCCTCTGCCGACATGGCGCTCATTCATTTCTCGGAACAATTGCTCGGCAGCGCCATCGGTTCATCCTCCGCCCGCCTGGTGCTTTCGCTCGTGCTGCAGCGGATGGACGATGCCTCGTCGGATACGGCCTGGCTGCTCGACCAGGCGAGCGAGGCACTGCAATATAACCAGGACATGCTGCAAACGGCGCTCTCGCAGATGGATCAGGGCATCGCCGTCTTCGACAATGCCAACAACCTGATCATCTGGAACCGCCGCTTCAGACAATTGCTCGATTTGCCCGAAGCCGCAGGTCAGGTCGGCTTCCCGCTCGCCGATATCGTCGAGATCCTGACGAGACGCGGCGATATCCGCAAGGACCAGGAGAAGGCGCTGATCGCCAATTTCCTGACGCTCGACAAACCCTTCCTGCTCGAACTCGCTAATGGCGATCGCATCATAGAAGTCAGAACCAATGCGATGCCGGACAAGGGCATCGTCACCACCTATACCGACATCACGCAGCGCGTCGCAGCCGACATGGCTCTGAAACAAGCCAACGAGACGCTGGAACTACGCGTCACCGAACGGACGGGAGAACTGACACGAGTCAACCGGGAACTCGCCGAAGCGCGGGCGGCAGCCGAGGAAGCCAACATCGGCAAGACCCGCTTCTTCGCCGCCGCCGGGCACGACATCCTGCAGCCGTTGAACGCCGCGCGCCTTTATTCCTCGTCGCTCGTCGAGCGCCTCGGCGGTTCCGATAACAGCACGCTTGTCCAGAACATCGATTCCTCGCTGGAATCGGTGGAAGCCATTCTCGGGGCGGTGCTCGATATTTCCCGGCTCGACACCGGAGCGATGAAGCCGCGCCTGCAATCGGTGCCGCTCAACGAATTGCTCCGGCGCATCGAGACGGATTTCGCTCCGATGGCGCGGGCGAAGGGTCTCGAACTCATGGTCATGCCGACATCCCTCGTCGTGCGCAGCGATCCGAATCTTCTGCGGCGGGTGGTGCAGAACCTCGTCTCGAACGCCATCAAATATACGCTGAAGGGCAAGGTGCTCGTCGGGGTGCGCCGCCGCGGCCGGACGGCGACGATCGAGGTGCTCGATTCCGGTATCGGCATTCCGCCTTCGAAATTCCGCACCGTCTTCAAGGAGTTCGCACGCCTCGACGAAGGCGCGCGGACGGCGTCCGGCCTCGGGCTCGGCCTATCGATCGTCGACCGCATCTCGCGCGTCCTCAACCACCCGGTCAACCTTCAGTCGAAACATGGCAAAGGCACAGGCTTCAAGGTCACGGTGCCGCTAGAGGCAAGCGTCAGCGAACGTGCCAAACCGCGAGATGTCGTCGCCGCGAAGGCGAATGACGCCTTGGCCGGTCTGTGCGTCATCTGCATCGACAATGAGCCAAAGATTCTCGACGGCATGGCGGTGCTGCTCGGCGGCTGGGGCTGTAACGTCACCACGGTGGAATCGCTTGCCGGCTGCTCGGAAATCGGCCCCAGCCTTCAAACGAAGAGACCCGATGCGATCATCGCCGATTATCATCTCGGCGACGGCACCGGCATCGAAGCGATCGCCCGCATCCGTGCTCTTTGGGGGGAAAGCATTCCAGCCCTGCTGGTGACGGCCGACCGCTCGCCGGAGGTACGCGGCGCCGCCGAACGCGACGCGATCGCCCTGCAAAACAAGCCCGTACGTCCGGCAGCCATGCGCGCATGGTTGACCCAGCTCTCCATTGCGGGAAAGGCGGCAGCGGAATAG
- a CDS encoding response regulator yields MPEMTIIIADDHPLFRGAMRQALSGMADAPGIVEAGDFAAARKAAAEYPDADLMLLDLTMPGVSGLSGLIALRAEFPSLPVMIVSAHDDPATIHRAIDLGAAGFLSKSAGIDEIRDGITKVIAGEVFVPAGYDQNQEYEPEVADLLHRLQTLTPQQSRVLSMLAEGLLNKQIAYELGVSEATIKAHVSAILLKLNVDSRTQAVIQLSKIGTVAAA; encoded by the coding sequence ATGCCGGAAATGACCATCATCATCGCCGATGACCACCCGCTTTTTCGTGGTGCAATGCGCCAGGCGCTGAGCGGCATGGCCGATGCTCCGGGTATAGTCGAAGCCGGTGACTTCGCGGCCGCACGCAAAGCCGCGGCCGAGTATCCGGATGCCGACCTGATGCTATTGGACCTCACGATGCCCGGCGTCAGCGGTCTTTCAGGCCTCATTGCGTTGCGAGCGGAGTTTCCGAGCCTCCCGGTGATGATTGTCTCGGCCCACGACGATCCGGCGACCATTCATCGTGCGATCGATCTAGGTGCGGCCGGGTTCCTCTCCAAGTCTGCTGGCATCGACGAAATTCGCGACGGCATCACCAAGGTGATCGCCGGTGAAGTTTTCGTGCCGGCGGGTTACGACCAGAATCAGGAATATGAACCGGAAGTGGCCGATCTCCTGCATCGGCTGCAGACGCTGACGCCGCAGCAGTCGCGCGTGCTCAGCATGCTTGCCGAGGGCCTGCTCAACAAGCAGATCGCCTACGAGCTTGGCGTCTCCGAGGCGACGATCAAGGCCCATGTTTCAGCGATCCTGCTGAAGCTCAACGTGGACAGCCGCACCCAGGCAGTCATCCAGCTTTCCAAGATTGGCACCGTGGCAGCGGCTTGA
- a CDS encoding DUF952 domain-containing protein, producing the protein MNAIIYKIVPALLWQEARRAGQFTGAPVDLADGFIHFSTGDQVVETATRHFEGQDGLLLIAINGAALGGKLVYEPSRGGALFPHLYGPLPLDAVIWEKPLPLGADGLHVFPELLP; encoded by the coding sequence ATGAACGCCATTATATACAAGATCGTTCCGGCACTTCTATGGCAGGAGGCGCGGAGAGCAGGACAGTTCACGGGGGCGCCAGTCGACCTCGCCGATGGCTTCATCCATTTCTCGACCGGGGATCAGGTCGTCGAAACGGCCACAAGGCACTTCGAAGGGCAGGACGGCCTGCTTCTCATCGCCATCAACGGCGCCGCCCTTGGCGGCAAGCTGGTCTACGAACCTTCGCGCGGCGGCGCGCTGTTTCCGCATCTCTACGGGCCGCTCCCGCTCGATGCGGTGATCTGGGAGAAGCCTTTGCCATTGGGTGCCGACGGCCTCCACGTCTTTCCCGAGCTTCTACCATGA
- a CDS encoding quinone-dependent dihydroorotate dehydrogenase: MIDALKLLSRRGLFLLDPEAAHGLSIKALKSGLVPSCAAPADPRLKQEIAGLTFTNPIGMAAGYDKNAEVPEALLKIGFGFTEIGTVTPRPQPGNDKPRVFRLVEDQAVINRLGFNNEGHGAALARLQGCSRQALIGVNIGANKDSTDRISDYVAGIRTFYPVARYFTANISSPNTPGLRDLQARESLAALLTAVLAARDEEAKKSAKRIPVFLKIAPDLTDEGMDDIAAEALAHDLDGLIVSNTTLARDGLKDRRQAQEAGGLSGRPLFEKSTAVLARMRKRVGPALPIIGVGGVHSAETAAEKIRAGADLVQLYSCMVYEGPGLPGRIVRGLSELCDREQLASIRDIRDSRLGYWTARNA; encoded by the coding sequence ATGATCGACGCCCTGAAACTCCTCTCACGCCGCGGCCTGTTCCTTCTCGATCCAGAGGCCGCGCACGGCCTATCGATCAAGGCACTCAAGAGCGGGCTCGTGCCGAGTTGCGCGGCGCCGGCCGATCCGCGCCTCAAGCAGGAGATCGCCGGCCTTACCTTCACCAATCCGATCGGCATGGCGGCCGGGTACGATAAGAACGCGGAGGTGCCGGAGGCACTCCTGAAGATCGGTTTCGGGTTCACCGAAATCGGCACGGTCACGCCGAGGCCACAGCCCGGCAATGACAAGCCGCGCGTCTTCCGGCTGGTGGAAGACCAGGCTGTCATCAACCGACTCGGCTTCAACAACGAAGGCCATGGAGCCGCGCTCGCGCGCCTTCAGGGCTGCTCGCGCCAGGCACTGATCGGCGTCAATATCGGAGCCAACAAGGATAGCACGGATCGTATCAGCGACTATGTGGCGGGGATCCGAACGTTCTATCCGGTCGCACGCTATTTTACGGCCAACATCTCGTCGCCGAACACGCCGGGCCTGCGCGACCTTCAAGCACGCGAAAGCCTGGCAGCACTGCTTACGGCTGTCCTCGCGGCCCGCGACGAGGAAGCAAAGAAAAGCGCAAAACGAATCCCGGTCTTCTTGAAGATCGCCCCTGATCTCACCGACGAAGGAATGGACGACATCGCGGCAGAAGCGTTGGCGCATGATCTTGACGGCTTGATCGTCTCCAACACCACACTTGCGCGCGACGGATTGAAGGATCGGCGACAGGCTCAAGAAGCAGGCGGGCTTTCCGGCAGGCCGCTTTTCGAAAAATCGACGGCCGTGCTCGCGCGGATGCGCAAGCGCGTCGGCCCTGCCCTGCCGATCATCGGCGTTGGCGGCGTCCACTCGGCAGAAACCGCAGCGGAGAAAATCCGCGCCGGCGCCGATCTCGTCCAGCTCTATTCCTGCATGGTCTATGAGGGGCCAGGCCTGCCTGGCCGGATCGTGCGGGGCCTATCCGAGCTCTGCGATCGCGAGCAGCTTGCCTCGATCCGCGACATCCGCGACAGCCGGCTGGGCTACTGGACTGCACGAAACGCCTGA
- a CDS encoding MATE family efflux transporter yields the protein MAATETLEREAHAGEAGPFHVTNRLIFSIALPMTLGFLTTPLLGLVDTAVVGRLGRADLLAGLAIGAVMFDLIFTTFNFLRASTTGLVAQAYGRGDRREQQAVFWRSLVIALVSGVAIVVLSPLLFAAGLWLMAPGAEVEAVTRTYFFYRILSGPAALANYAILGFVLGRGEGSIGLLLQALINGINIVLAILLGLVLGWGVTGVALAAVTGEVIGALAGFAIVYGRFDRRDAPDWATIFARERLKPMFGLNRDIMIRSFVLLAAFTLMTRIGTSFGPVTLAANAVLMTIFLVAGYYLDGLANAAEQLTGRSIGAGYRPAFDRALRMTALWSLGLAALTTLGFLVFGDALVDVLTTAPDVRALAYEYMPWAALTALTGALAFLMDGVFIGATWSRDMRNMMLAAFIGYVLALGILIPAFGNHGLWAGLNLFLLMRGVFLLVLVPRRAAQAFRAVQ from the coding sequence ATGGCTGCCACGGAAACCCTCGAACGCGAAGCGCACGCCGGCGAAGCCGGCCCGTTTCACGTCACCAACAGGCTGATCTTTTCGATCGCCTTGCCGATGACGCTTGGGTTTTTGACGACGCCGCTGCTTGGCCTCGTCGACACTGCGGTGGTCGGCCGCCTCGGGCGGGCTGACCTGCTGGCCGGGCTCGCGATTGGCGCCGTGATGTTCGACCTGATTTTTACGACCTTCAACTTCCTCCGGGCTTCCACGACAGGTCTTGTGGCGCAGGCCTATGGACGGGGCGACCGCCGGGAACAGCAGGCGGTCTTCTGGCGGTCGCTGGTGATCGCGCTTGTCTCCGGCGTCGCCATCGTCGTTCTCTCGCCGTTGCTGTTTGCTGCCGGCCTGTGGCTGATGGCGCCGGGTGCCGAGGTCGAAGCGGTCACGCGCACGTATTTCTTCTATCGGATCCTGTCAGGGCCGGCGGCGCTCGCCAACTATGCGATCCTCGGCTTCGTCCTCGGGCGAGGCGAGGGCTCGATCGGCCTCTTGCTGCAGGCGCTCATCAACGGCATCAACATCGTGCTCGCCATCCTGCTCGGCCTCGTTCTCGGTTGGGGCGTGACGGGTGTAGCGTTGGCGGCTGTGACGGGCGAAGTTATCGGTGCACTCGCAGGCTTCGCGATCGTCTATGGACGATTTGACCGGCGCGATGCCCCGGACTGGGCCACCATCTTCGCCCGCGAGCGGCTGAAGCCGATGTTCGGTCTCAACCGCGACATCATGATCCGCTCCTTCGTGTTGCTCGCCGCCTTCACGCTGATGACGCGGATCGGCACGTCGTTCGGGCCTGTGACGCTCGCCGCCAACGCCGTGCTGATGACGATTTTCCTGGTCGCAGGATACTATCTCGACGGCCTCGCCAATGCGGCCGAGCAGCTAACCGGACGATCGATCGGTGCCGGATATCGTCCGGCCTTCGATCGCGCGTTGCGGATGACCGCGCTTTGGTCCCTTGGGCTCGCCGCACTGACGACCCTTGGCTTTCTCGTCTTCGGGGATGCGCTGGTCGACGTGCTGACGACCGCGCCGGATGTGCGGGCACTCGCTTACGAATACATGCCCTGGGCGGCGCTGACGGCGCTGACCGGCGCACTCGCCTTCCTGATGGATGGTGTTTTCATCGGCGCCACCTGGTCGCGCGACATGCGCAACATGATGCTGGCAGCCTTTATCGGCTATGTGCTCGCGCTCGGCATACTGATCCCGGCCTTCGGCAATCACGGGCTCTGGGCAGGACTCAACCTGTTCCTGCTGATGCGCGGGGTGTTCCTGCTGGTCCTCGTGCCGCGCCGTGCCGCTCAGGCGTTTCGTGCAGTCCAGTAG
- a CDS encoding CAP domain-containing protein → MQHQQFLIRRRVLLRAGGFLSLGVLAGCTTSNLLSTGEGSGSDQTTATLGYVNTLRKDRGMTALVHDPVASVAALSQAARMARVGKMQHNIGWRDSFYDRMKQQGVTLPAAENIAMGQDDAESAYNAWYHSPKHLENMLGSYRGLGVAVAQNSASGNRPYWAMVLSG, encoded by the coding sequence ATGCAGCATCAGCAGTTTCTAATCCGCAGGCGCGTCCTGTTGCGGGCTGGCGGTTTCCTCTCACTCGGCGTGCTTGCCGGCTGCACGACATCAAACCTCCTATCTACTGGCGAAGGCAGCGGAAGCGACCAGACGACAGCGACACTTGGCTACGTCAATACGCTGCGGAAGGATCGCGGGATGACGGCCCTTGTTCACGACCCGGTCGCCTCGGTTGCTGCGCTGAGCCAGGCGGCGCGCATGGCGCGTGTCGGCAAGATGCAGCACAACATCGGCTGGCGCGACAGTTTCTACGACCGGATGAAACAGCAGGGTGTCACGCTTCCGGCCGCGGAAAACATTGCCATGGGCCAGGACGATGCGGAGAGTGCCTATAACGCCTGGTACCATTCCCCAAAGCATCTCGAAAACATGCTCGGCAGCTACCGTGGCCTCGGTGTTGCCGTGGCGCAGAATTCCGCTTCCGGAAACCGCCCCTATTGGGCCATGGTGCTGTCCGGCTGA
- a CDS encoding DUF6460 domain-containing protein: protein MSDGLNKFLGDTPLRVLVKLVVVSILVGFVMTVFDWYPVDVYFAVRNFLLDLWRTGFAALGRVGDYLLLGAAIVIPAFLILRVLSYRR from the coding sequence ATGTCGGACGGACTTAACAAGTTTCTCGGGGACACGCCGCTGCGCGTACTGGTCAAGCTCGTCGTCGTGTCGATCCTCGTCGGTTTCGTCATGACAGTGTTCGACTGGTATCCGGTCGATGTTTATTTCGCCGTTCGCAATTTCCTTCTCGACCTGTGGCGTACGGGTTTCGCGGCCCTCGGACGGGTCGGCGACTATCTGTTGCTCGGCGCCGCGATCGTCATTCCCGCCTTCCTCATTCTTCGTGTTTTGAGCTATCGACGGTAA